One region of Ictalurus furcatus strain D&B chromosome 17, Billie_1.0, whole genome shotgun sequence genomic DNA includes:
- the linc.pou2af1 gene encoding colorectal cancer associated 2 isoform X2, which yields MTAAQLYKPKVYQGVRVKTTVKELLQKRRALQAAESRKKQAVTTHDVCSTPVTAGQLDILCGSSAQDDYFQPRQFAESVHMAMEDMFDDQLLMNMIPAENFSSSAAVCASAPAQWPHVYFPSCTEYYTNSLASSSPTHSFSLPSLVDYNSYTPPESHSTSSSCYNSPTRMDMSSSFMPESYHYQHCTLQHCFCLSHWPNLQDGTLATDYTSPHYSTSDCFYQALGEETYCRRDSSSSELCYL from the exons ATGACTGCTGCGCAACTAT ACAAACCTAAGGTGTACCAGGGTGTGCGGGTGAAGACCACCGTTAAGGAGTTGCTTCAGAAGCGTAGGGCACTTCAGGCAGCAGAATCCAGA aaaaaacaagctGTGACGACTCACGACGTCTGTTCTACACCAGTGACTG CAGGCCAGCTCGATATTCTCTGCGGGAGCTCGGCGCAGGATGATTATTTTCAACCTCGACAGTTTGCAGAAAGCGTGCATATGGCTATGGAGGACATGTTTGATGATCAGCTGCTGATGAACATGATCCCTGCAGAGAACTTCAGCTCCAGCGCTGCGGTGTGTGCGAGTGCTCCTGCACAGTGGCCGCACGTATACTTCCCTTCATGCACGGAATATTACACTAACAGCTTA GCTTCTAGTTCACCAACACACTCGTTCAGTCTTCCCAGTCTGGTCGATTATAACAGCTACACTCCGCCCGAGTCTCACTCCACTTCCTCGTCATGCTACAACTCTCCGACACGCATGGACATGAGCTCCAGCTTTATGCCAGAAAGTTACCACTACCAGCATTGCACCCTGCAGCACTGTTTTTGCCTGTCTCACTGGCCCAATCTGCAGGACGGCACCTTGGCCACAGACTACACGTCTCCTCACTACAGCACCTCAGACTGTTTTTACCAAGCTCTGGGAGAAGAAACTTACTGTAGAAGAGATTCCTCCAGCTCAGAGCTGTGTTACTTATAA
- the linc.pou2af1 gene encoding colorectal cancer associated 2 isoform X1, which translates to MAFGTLRDLLLCTFFSSSPDKPKVYQGVRVKTTVKELLQKRRALQAAESRKKQAVTTHDVCSTPVTAGQLDILCGSSAQDDYFQPRQFAESVHMAMEDMFDDQLLMNMIPAENFSSSAAVCASAPAQWPHVYFPSCTEYYTNSLASSSPTHSFSLPSLVDYNSYTPPESHSTSSSCYNSPTRMDMSSSFMPESYHYQHCTLQHCFCLSHWPNLQDGTLATDYTSPHYSTSDCFYQALGEETYCRRDSSSSELCYL; encoded by the exons atgGCATTCGGGACATTGAGGGATTTACTGTTGTGTACATTTTTCTCTTCATCCCCAGACAAACCTAAGGTGTACCAGGGTGTGCGGGTGAAGACCACCGTTAAGGAGTTGCTTCAGAAGCGTAGGGCACTTCAGGCAGCAGAATCCAGA aaaaaacaagctGTGACGACTCACGACGTCTGTTCTACACCAGTGACTG CAGGCCAGCTCGATATTCTCTGCGGGAGCTCGGCGCAGGATGATTATTTTCAACCTCGACAGTTTGCAGAAAGCGTGCATATGGCTATGGAGGACATGTTTGATGATCAGCTGCTGATGAACATGATCCCTGCAGAGAACTTCAGCTCCAGCGCTGCGGTGTGTGCGAGTGCTCCTGCACAGTGGCCGCACGTATACTTCCCTTCATGCACGGAATATTACACTAACAGCTTA GCTTCTAGTTCACCAACACACTCGTTCAGTCTTCCCAGTCTGGTCGATTATAACAGCTACACTCCGCCCGAGTCTCACTCCACTTCCTCGTCATGCTACAACTCTCCGACACGCATGGACATGAGCTCCAGCTTTATGCCAGAAAGTTACCACTACCAGCATTGCACCCTGCAGCACTGTTTTTGCCTGTCTCACTGGCCCAATCTGCAGGACGGCACCTTGGCCACAGACTACACGTCTCCTCACTACAGCACCTCAGACTGTTTTTACCAAGCTCTGGGAGAAGAAACTTACTGTAGAAGAGATTCCTCCAGCTCAGAGCTGTGTTACTTATAA
- the linc.pou2af1 gene encoding colorectal cancer associated 2 isoform X4, translated as MAFGTLRDLLLCTFFSSSPDKPKVYQGVRVKTTVKELLQKRRALQAAESRKKQAVTTHDVCSTPVTAGQLDILCGSSAQDDYFQPRQFAESVHMAMEDMFDDQLLMNMIPAENFSSSAAASSSPTHSFSLPSLVDYNSYTPPESHSTSSSCYNSPTRMDMSSSFMPESYHYQHCTLQHCFCLSHWPNLQDGTLATDYTSPHYSTSDCFYQALGEETYCRRDSSSSELCYL; from the exons atgGCATTCGGGACATTGAGGGATTTACTGTTGTGTACATTTTTCTCTTCATCCCCAGACAAACCTAAGGTGTACCAGGGTGTGCGGGTGAAGACCACCGTTAAGGAGTTGCTTCAGAAGCGTAGGGCACTTCAGGCAGCAGAATCCAGA aaaaaacaagctGTGACGACTCACGACGTCTGTTCTACACCAGTGACTG CAGGCCAGCTCGATATTCTCTGCGGGAGCTCGGCGCAGGATGATTATTTTCAACCTCGACAGTTTGCAGAAAGCGTGCATATGGCTATGGAGGACATGTTTGATGATCAGCTGCTGATGAACATGATCCCTGCAGAGAACTTCAGCTCCAGCGCTGCG GCTTCTAGTTCACCAACACACTCGTTCAGTCTTCCCAGTCTGGTCGATTATAACAGCTACACTCCGCCCGAGTCTCACTCCACTTCCTCGTCATGCTACAACTCTCCGACACGCATGGACATGAGCTCCAGCTTTATGCCAGAAAGTTACCACTACCAGCATTGCACCCTGCAGCACTGTTTTTGCCTGTCTCACTGGCCCAATCTGCAGGACGGCACCTTGGCCACAGACTACACGTCTCCTCACTACAGCACCTCAGACTGTTTTTACCAAGCTCTGGGAGAAGAAACTTACTGTAGAAGAGATTCCTCCAGCTCAGAGCTGTGTTACTTATAA
- the linc.pou2af1 gene encoding colorectal cancer associated 2 isoform X3, translated as MSDKPKVYQGVRVKTTVKELLQKRRALQAAESRKKQAVTTHDVCSTPVTAGQLDILCGSSAQDDYFQPRQFAESVHMAMEDMFDDQLLMNMIPAENFSSSAAVCASAPAQWPHVYFPSCTEYYTNSLASSSPTHSFSLPSLVDYNSYTPPESHSTSSSCYNSPTRMDMSSSFMPESYHYQHCTLQHCFCLSHWPNLQDGTLATDYTSPHYSTSDCFYQALGEETYCRRDSSSSELCYL; from the exons ACAAACCTAAGGTGTACCAGGGTGTGCGGGTGAAGACCACCGTTAAGGAGTTGCTTCAGAAGCGTAGGGCACTTCAGGCAGCAGAATCCAGA aaaaaacaagctGTGACGACTCACGACGTCTGTTCTACACCAGTGACTG CAGGCCAGCTCGATATTCTCTGCGGGAGCTCGGCGCAGGATGATTATTTTCAACCTCGACAGTTTGCAGAAAGCGTGCATATGGCTATGGAGGACATGTTTGATGATCAGCTGCTGATGAACATGATCCCTGCAGAGAACTTCAGCTCCAGCGCTGCGGTGTGTGCGAGTGCTCCTGCACAGTGGCCGCACGTATACTTCCCTTCATGCACGGAATATTACACTAACAGCTTA GCTTCTAGTTCACCAACACACTCGTTCAGTCTTCCCAGTCTGGTCGATTATAACAGCTACACTCCGCCCGAGTCTCACTCCACTTCCTCGTCATGCTACAACTCTCCGACACGCATGGACATGAGCTCCAGCTTTATGCCAGAAAGTTACCACTACCAGCATTGCACCCTGCAGCACTGTTTTTGCCTGTCTCACTGGCCCAATCTGCAGGACGGCACCTTGGCCACAGACTACACGTCTCCTCACTACAGCACCTCAGACTGTTTTTACCAAGCTCTGGGAGAAGAAACTTACTGTAGAAGAGATTCCTCCAGCTCAGAGCTGTGTTACTTATAA